ttagatgaccattgtagaaaacatacttccactttgagtttaaccataatttttggatatagtttcatgttcataataaaaatcattttctcagaataacaacttttaaatcaaagtttatcatagtttttaattaactaacccaaaacagcccgcggtgttactacgacggcgtaaatccggttttaaatcattaagttagcatataatatagatatataacatgtgtttagttgattttaaaagttaagttagagggattaacttttatttgcgaacaagtttagaattaactaaactatgttctagtgattacaagtttaaaccttcgaataagatagctttatatgtatgaatcgaatgatgttatgaatatcattactacctcaagttccttggataaacctactggaaatgagaaaaatagatctagcttcaatggatccttggatggcttgaaagttcttgaagcagaatcatgacacgaaaacaatttcaagtaagatttccactcgaaataagattgttatagttatagaaattgaattaaagtttgaatatgattattaccttgtattagaaagataacctactgtaagtaacaaaggtttcttgatcttggatgattacttggaatggatttagaaaacttggaagtaaacttgcaatcttggaagtattcttgattttatgaaactagaacttttggactttatgaagaacacttagaacttgaagatagaacttgagagagatcaattagatgaagaaaattgaagaatgaaagtgtttgtaggtgtttttggtcgttggtgtatggattagatataaaggatatgtaattttgttttcatgtaaataagtcatgaatgattactcatatttttgtaattttatgagatatttcatgctagttgccaaatgatggttcccacatgtgttaggtgactcacatgggctgctaagagctgatcattggagtgtatataccaatagtacatacatctaaaagctgtgtattgtacgagtacgaatacgggtgcatacgagtagaattgttgatgaaactgaacgaggatgtaattgtaagcatttttgttaagtagaagtattttaataagtgtcttgaagtctttcaaaagtgtatgaatacatattaaaaaactacatgtatatacattttaactgagtcgttaagtcatcgttagtcgttacatgtaaatgttgttttgaaacctttaggttaacaatcttgttgaatgttgttaacccattatttattataacaaatgagatgttaaattgttatattatcatgatattatgatatataatatatcttagtatgatgtatatacagttaaatgtcgttacaacgataatcgttacatatatgtctcgtttcgaaatcattaagttagtagtcttatttttacatatgtatttcattgttaatacacttaataatatattacttatcatttaacataattaaccaagtgtatcaatatcttaatatgattcatatgtacctagtaatacgttgttataacgataatcgttatatatatcgttttcgagtttcttaaattaatagtctcatttttatgtatataactcattgttaaaatacctaatgagatacatacttataataaaatcatgttaactatatatataaccatatatatgtcatcgtatagtttttacaagttttaacgttcgtgaatcaccggtcaacttgggtggttaattgtctatatgaaacctatttcaattaatcaagtcttaacaagtttgattgcttaacatgttggaaacacttaatcatgtaaataaaaatttcatttaatatatatataaacatggaaaatttcgggtcactacacacaccaCCACGACACCAATAACCCCATCATTCCTCCTGCTTCTACTTCGGTTTCTGCTTACGCTAACCTTGATCCTCCTTCTATCGATGATGTCGCTTCTACTGATATTTCGACCTCTATTCCATCCACCTCGGCTGAAAGTATGTCTGGTTTGACCACCCCCACTCCATCAACCCAAAATCAACACCCCATGCTCACCCGAGCCAAAACCGGAATCCATAAACCCATCACTCGCTTAAACCTAAATGTTAACACTCCACCCGATATTCCTAAATCTCACATCCAAGCCCTTCACGACCCTAACTGGAAACGGGCAATGCTTGATGagtataatgctttaattaaaaatGGTACTTGGGTTCTGGTTCCGAGACCTTCAGGTGTTAATATTGTGAGATCTATGTGGTTATTCAAACGTAAGTTACACTCTGATGGCACTTTAGACAGGTACAAAACTCGTTTGGTGGCTAATGGCAAAAACCAACGACCTGGTATTGATTGTGGTGAGACTTTTAGTCCGGTGGTAAAACCAGCAACTATTTGGGCTGTTCTTAGCCTATCCGTTTCTCGACACTGGCCGATTCATCAACTAGATGTCAAGAACACTTTTTTACATGGTGATCATACAGATACTGTCTACATGCATCAACCTCCAGGGTTTCATGATCCGACAAAACCAGGTTATGTATGTCATCTTCGCAAATCATTATATGGTCTCAAGCAGGCTCCTCGTGCTTGGTTTCATAGATTTGCTCAGTATACTCTTCGTGTTGGTTTTCAACATAGCCGTTGTGATTCATCGTTGTTTATTTAGCGACATGGAACTCATACTGCTTATTTACTACTATACATAGATGATATTATTCTTACTGCTTCGTCCACCTCTCTCCTACAAAAGATTATAACCTCTCTTGGCAAGGAGTTCACCATGACTAATCTTGGACCGCTTAATTATTTTTTGGGGATATCTGCTACTCGTACTACACAGGGCATGTTTGTGTCTCAACAGAAATATGCACTCGATATTTTGGACAGGGCTGATATGTCTAATTATAAGCCTTGCAGCACTCCTGTTGATACACAATCCAAACTTGGACCTGATGGGCCTCCGATCACCGATCCCACTTTATATCGCATTTTAGCTGGTGCACTTCAATATTTGACATTTACTCGACCTGACATTACGTATGCTGTTCAACAGTTGTGTTTGTTCATGCATGACCCACGAGAGCCTCACTTTGGTGCTCTTAAACATGTATTACGTTATGTTCGTGGGACAGTTCATAATGGGCTTATGATATTTCCTTCATCCACCACAAAACTCGTCGCTTACTATGATGCAGATTGGAGAGGCTGCCCCAACACTCGTCGCTCTACATCCGGGTATTGTGTATTCCTTGGAGATAATATTTTATCATGGTACTCTAAAAGACAGGCAACCATCTCCCGCTCAAGTACCGAAGCTGAATATCGAGCGGTTGCCAATGCTGTTGCTGAGACATGTTGGCTACGTAACTTACTTTGCGAACTTCACTCACCACTTTCTCATGCCATTTGTTTTATTGTGATAATGTAAGTGCGGTTTACCTTTCTACCAACCCCGTCCAACATCAACGCACCAAACACATTGAGATCGACATACATTTCGTGCGTGATAAGGTTGCTACAGGGGACATTCGTGTGCTTCACGTCCCTACTACTTCTCAGTATGCTGATATTTTTACGAAGGGATTACCTACTCAATTATTTGCAGATTTCAAATTCAGCTTGAACGTCGGTTCTTTACCTCCCGTTCTAACTGCGGGGGCGTATTAGTCTATGTATATTTTATTGTATATTTAGTATGTCTTTATTTTTAGTATAGATCAATTCTTGGTATGTATTTTTAGTAGGTAGCATAATTTACTCCTAAACATATGGAGTGTTTGTATTATATATAGGCTTTTGATGTAATGAGAAAGAGCATCCAAAATCATTTGATTATAAAACAAAAGTCAGACTTATTACATTTCTTTGCACTTGACCCTTACAAATATGACTAATGATTTTAAATTCGAATAAATGGTATGGCATTAGGGAAATGTTTAGCTTTCAATTGTAAGTACTCTTTAACAggcaatgatttaaaacatggggtCCGAAACCTAGATGAAGGAGCAACCATTGACTCAACCGAAGGTCCATAAAAGTAGGCAACCGATATCCGATGTTTCAATTGGTTCACCATGGCTCGATGATTAAGAACCGGAAATTTTGCATTAGAGAATATATGCAAGAGGTCACCTGCACTCACCACAAACGCATCTTCAACGGGTTGCACCAAACTCCACCCTAGCCCTTCAATAAAGACCTCTAGACCATTTGTGTTACTTTGGTGTAGAAGGGTTAATAGAAGGGAGTCCGTGTGCGGTCCAAGTCCGATGGCTTGATTAGGGTTAGGACAAGATGGGTAGGAGTTAAGTTGAAGTGCACCTTGTGAGTCATGAGTTGAAGCAGCCCAATTAAGTTCTTCTTGTGTTACATCTAGTGTATGAAGGATTAGAAGCATGAGGTTGTGAGCAAGTTGTTTCATTTGTTTCTGATAGTCGTCCATTGCATCACTACATCAATTAAAGAAAACTAGTAATTAGTTAGCTAGCTACAAGATTAAATATGTAAGATTTGTTAGCCAACTTGCATTTATTGCAACTCCAAAGAAATAAGTTTCGAATTAAGGGTGTGAATAACGAATTATATGAATCGGTGATCATTTTCTACTCTTTCCCATCTTAGGATCCAACCCATTCTCCAAAAAATGCTACTTTGAACAATTAGTTTTTGCAAAAATAACAAAAGCCCAAATACTAGACTGTCTTgaaatattttaaataattatgacCCTCTATTCATCTAAATAACTAATGTTTCGCTTTCAAAGGAAATTTTATTGTTACAAAAATATACGAGTGATTATCCATACAACACTAAAATTTAATGATACACCACTAAACATTTTTGCTCCATAATTTTGTAAAGAAAAACCCTCCTTGTATAGATAAGTTTTAGTGATGGATAAATTTTTCTTCAAAATATATTATAACTGATTGTGTCATTTGTCAGGCCCAATTCATAAACCCTCAAACCCATTTCAATAGCGTATTCAGCCTAGCCCAAAACATAGGAAAAAGTAAAGGAAATTGGGCAAAATGCCCTCAAAGTCTTTAACAAAATGCCCTTAAAAATCAAAATTGCAAATGCCCCCAACCACACATGACGCACCACGCATGATGTGCGCATACTCGTGCGTGATGCGTGTTTCCGAGATATTCATCGAGACAACCCTTTTAGCTCTTAAACACGCACCAAAAACCACGCAACACGGACCGTGCGTGGTGATGGTGCTTGGTGTTTGGTGCTTGGTGCATAGTGTTTGGTCCATTCAAAGTTCTGACATTTTGGCACCAAACACTAAACACCACGCACCGTCAGTGTTACTTGTTGTGTGGTGAGagtttgcgaggaaatatgtctgtCTCGTTGAATATCTCATACACACGCATCACACACGGCCTTGCACGCATCGTGCGTGGTGGGTGATACTTGGACAGGGAGCATTTCCTGTGATTCGGAATTTTTGAAGACATAATGTTAAACACCTCAAAAATGGGGGATTTTTACCAATTTCCCATAAATAAAAAGGTGTATTGGTCTCTTCGGATTAAGCAATTCAACTACTTATTGGACTGATTCGTTAAACAAATTTTCATAACTCGGTTTCGAACGGGTAGACaatcaatttttaaatattttgtgttttctTTTATAAAGTTTTATAACACTTTTCAAACAAAGATAATTTTGGCAATTTCTCTAATACTAGATGGTTCTTAATTAATGGTATGGATGTACAtgttatatgatttaaattatgaGGGCTATGTCATATGTGCATTTCAAGTGTTTGAATAAATCTACAAGATTTCAAACTTACCAAAAACTTTGGTAATCATGTGGCCAAAGAGTCTTAGCATCATCAACACAAGAACCCATGATGGTGTACCCTTCATGCCAAAGAGCCTTAGGGTAGAACGCGGCCATCCTAGCCGAACCATAGCCAACAGATCCACTAGGAGATCTCAACACCTTTCGCTTTTGCTGAGTCGGGAGGCTAAAAAACCTCCGAGCCTCATACTCGacctttttgaccaactttgaattTACCCCATGGTTAATGACTTGAAACATGCCCCACGTTTCACATGCTTGACCAATGAGATCCAACGCGTTAGGATCATTAAGATTAATAACCGGTATCAATGAATATTGAGGATTTTGGGTTAGAACAATTTGATGGGATTCATGATCGGATTGAGACCATATATGAGACTTTGGGACCTCGTTGATCGAGTCGAAGTCAAGAGGGGTGATGTGGTTAGAGGAGTTATGATCATCTCTACAAGCTTCTGAGAGAGTGGTCATGATCATAAGAGTTCTTGAACCACTTGTATGGTAAATGTAGCAAGATATCAAAAATGAAGGTTTGCACAAGTTGTATTGGATCGGATCTTGGTTTATTCATcataattatataatatacaaaGCATATATTAATCTAAGAAAAGTTAATTGGTGCAGCTAGCGACACTAAGTGTACTATAAACTTGACTAATGATACTCCCTTAATAAATAAAACATATAAACGGGTAAAGTTTTTCTTATTCATGTCATTTAGAGAGAAGTTTTTTTTATTCATGTCATTTAGAGAGAGTTAATATTTTTAGTCAGATTACGTAGCCAAAACGAGTTAATTTTTTATGTTTTCCAACCCTTTCCTAACCATCTCAAAATGTGCGACGTTTGAGGTTTGAAGGTGAGATTATTGTGAGGATATTACAAGATAACCCAGTTTGACTGCGTAAAATTGAGTAAAAACTATTTGCCTTTCGCGTAATATGAATAAAAAAACCAAATTCATCTACCTTTTGTAAGGATACGAGGACGTCTACCACTAGGTAATCTAGTAATGATTAATGATTAGGCAATGAGTCCACAGTAATCCCAATACTAATTCAGCTATTCCGAGCCTATAAATGGGATCCGAACCAATTTCCATTCCACTCTTGTtcgattatattatatatatattttcggtgAAAAAGgagaatttatatatgataaaaatgataaaaataatgtccTTAAATTAAAATTGGTATAAATATAAATGTTGTTGGACGGTgttagtgttattttattaatgCAAATGGGGTGTGAAGTAAGCAAATTTTGGAGTGAGTGACGTCTTGAGGTGAAGTTAGATGCCTTAAGCCAGTTGTTAACTATGGAACGCAACTTATGATAATTACAATATAAATTATTTGGTCATTTTATTATTCTAAAGTATTTGAGTAGGTTGAACATTATTTAACATTAGCATAATAAAGAAGACAAGATTCGTAAACACATGtcgaatataatatatatagttgatATCGTTCATGATTGAGTACTTCAAAATCATAGAAAAATTGTAACAAATTAATAAATGCATATATGATTTGATTTAAAAGGGAAAACAGTTGTATTATAGGGTAAATAAGCAAATGGAAGATTGACATAGCCATATAGTCAAGTTTTCTCTGCTCAGACCAAGCAGTAGATTTCCAGTTTTTCACAAAAGAGGTACATGGTCTAATTGCGTTATTTCGTGATCGTTTCTGACCCTTTCTCTGGCCAACTTAAAATGTGTACCGGTGAGGTTTGAACTTGTGATACAGCTAATGGACCAGAAAAGAATATAAGCCCAACAAGGAGAAGTAACACAAGCCCAATTAAAGACAAATGGCACAAAAGGAAAGTGGGCTACCTGCTTGGACTGAAGATTATCAAATGAATTAGTTAATAACAGAATTAGAGTAATTGTACAAGTGTCATTGTATGATAGGTCGATTAAGAAACTTCTTACGAGATTATCGGGATGCTATGCAAATCACTAGATAAACAGAAATTTTATAATTAGCCAAATCTGTAACTAACAATTTAGTATACAACTTACATAATTACATGGTGTGGCTATGAGTAATGCCTGTTGACATTTTTTTGTCGATTACTAGCATAAGGGTGACAATTTGGATATTACTTGTACTCGTGAACAGCCATCTAAATCTTCATAAATTTGCTTCAGTTACTAAAATGGATAttgattaaataaataaataaataacgggGAGCGACTACTCTAGGTCGTTATAAAATTTGCTCCAGTTACTAAAATGGATATTGTTTATTCTGTTGATCCTCTAAAAAGATCAAATGTAGTATAGAGCTATATAACAGATGGACCCCGATAAACTCTTCATACAATGCCCCTTCTTCTTTGATTATATCTGCATTCAAATAAACAAAATAGACTCCTCATTGTTCGGTCACTATGAACCAGAGAAGCAGAGCACATCCAACTCCTTCAAATTTCTTAAAAAATGGTTTGTAAAATTAAATCTTAATAACAAAACCGCTCtctcaaattattatcattatttttttgttAGCCAAACAATATCCAGAACAGAGTAAATAGTTAACAAAAAAAGATAAAAAGTCCTAAGATATGTTAGTTCCTTGAGACTTTGCAACCCATTTACATTAAGAAACATACATCCATCATCCATGGATTGGGTATGTAAAATGCAGAATCTAACATCAAGGTGTGAGAAGGAGAAATGTGAGGATTGACATAAAATTTCCCAAGGTCCCAGTATACATATACGTTGAACGGCGGGGTGATTTGAATAATAGGTGTTGACTTGTTTCAAGAACCAATTGTATGCTTCAGAATCACATTTacacatacataataatatcactcTATACCTTAAAAGATATACCTTAAAAGAgagttattattaaataataaattatTGAGAAACCTTCTTAATCACCGTTGGATTAAAATATTACTTTACAAGTGGAAGTATCGATTTTAACAGGTTCATTGGAAATCACTTCAATTAATATTAGGTTTTCTTATGTTGAAACTGCAGATTGGCGCATCGAGATTTTATCAGAATCACTATTTTGGTGTATCAATTGTCTAATTCAAATAAATTTGTTTGTCATATAGGTAATAAGATTACCTTAATTTAATTTCTTCATGCAGTAGAGCTACTCCTTCTGCAAATCGATTTTGTAACAAATAAACAACTTATTTTATTTGTGCTGTAATTTTATTAGGTATAGGTATAGGTATATGTATGTTTTGAGTATTCATCTCCATTCAAACTTTCTATCTTCCATCTTCAAGGTTAGTCAAGGTTACTAATTCATGCTCAAAAAGTTATCTTGATGTTTCTTGCTCATGATATTGATATAGATTGTGATTACTCGTCTGTTCATGTGAACTATTAAGTGCATATTCAGAGTGCATATCAAGTGTTCTATGAAATGCCTAAGTGATCAACAACGAGGTAAATCTTTAATTCGGATTTTCTGTTATTAGTTTATGTTTAGAGTGTTTTAAACTAACCATTTAGCTTCATTttgttatttttaattttaatatattagatACATTAATCTGTATGTATATCTTCATTAGTACTCTGTTATTTAAGTATTTAAATATATGCATAAGTGAAGTTGAACAACAAGGGTATTAGTTAGAGTTGATTTTTTCAAGGTGGAAGAATTTTTTATATGTATAAGCGATAATCATATCATATGTAAGAATATAGATATGAGTAACTAATACGAGATGCAATATGATGAGTAGCTTTTTGTCAAAATATAACAAATAAGGTAGTGATCGGTGGATGACTTACTTCtgatgattattattgttttattgttATTGGTTATTAGTTATAGTTATTGTGGTACTTAGCTAAATGATTTGTTGATGATTAGTTTGTGGTATGTGTTGTTATATTTGAGATTGATAAGGGCATATGAATATGGATTTTGTTGGCACAACTGGACATACAATTGGTATTAAAAGACCATGCTTTCATGCTGAAAAAGTCTTTTATCTTAACTAATAGTC
This genomic stretch from Rutidosis leptorrhynchoides isolate AG116_Rl617_1_P2 chromosome 11, CSIRO_AGI_Rlap_v1, whole genome shotgun sequence harbors:
- the LOC139876098 gene encoding uncharacterized mitochondrial protein AtMg00810-like translates to MTNLGPLNYFLGISATRTTQGMFVSQQKYALDILDRADMSNYKPCSTPVDTQSKLGPDGPPITDPTLYRILAGALQYLTFTRPDITYAVQQLCLFMHDPREPHFGALKHVLRYVRGTVHNGLMIFPSSTTKLVAYYDADWRGCPNTRRSTSGYCVFLGDNILSWYSKRQATISRSSTEAEYRAVANAVAETCWLRDIRVLHVPTTSQYADIFTKGLPTQLFADFKFSLNVGSLPPVLTAGAY
- the LOC139876099 gene encoding gibberellin 3-beta-dioxygenase 1-like, producing the protein MTTLSEACRDDHNSSNHITPLDFDSINEVPKSHIWSQSDHESHQIVLTQNPQYSLIPVINLNDPNALDLIGQACETWGMFQVINHGVNSKLVKKVEYEARRFFSLPTQQKRKVLRSPSGSVGYGSARMAAFYPKALWHEGYTIMGSCVDDAKTLWPHDYQSFCDAMDDYQKQMKQLAHNLMLLILHTLDVTQEELNWAASTHDSQGALQLNSYPSCPNPNQAIGLGPHTDSLLLTLLHQSNTNGLEVFIEGLGWSLVQPVEDAFVVSAGDLLHIFSNAKFPVLNHRAMVNQLKHRISVAYFYGPSVESMVAPSSRFRTPCFKSLPVKEYLQLKAKHFPNAIPFIRI